In Bos indicus isolate NIAB-ARS_2022 breed Sahiwal x Tharparkar chromosome 19, NIAB-ARS_B.indTharparkar_mat_pri_1.0, whole genome shotgun sequence, the following proteins share a genomic window:
- the TMC8 gene encoding transmembrane channel-like protein 8 isoform X4, giving the protein MQRQCSGQAPGEPEAEPGGEELCEQEMKRLCLSQQPVRVLPYAMMDKRFIRQLREPEGVKTSCWQQWRRRRQTAGRRLGEAARRLTRGCGLWEGALYEIGGLFGTGIQSYFTFLRFLLLLNLLTLLLTCSFVLLPLVWLRPPDPGPALNFTLQCPGSGHLPQTGVSKFNNLLWNVFTGRAFNNTCLFYGAYRAGPESSSTYSIRLAYLLSPLACLLLCFCGILRRMVKGLPQKMFLGQDYRSPLSAKVFSSWDFCIRGQEAATIKRHEISNEFKMELEEGRHLLLLQQQTRAQRACHLLTYLRVNILIGLLVVGAISAIFWATKYSQDNKEESLFLLLQYLPPGVIALVNFLGPLLFVFLVQLENYPPNTEVNLTLIWCVVLKLASLGMFSFSLGQTVLCIGRNKTSCESYGYNACDYQCWENSVGEELYKLSIFNFLLTVAFAFLVSLPRRMLVERFSGRFWVWLDREEFLVPKNVLDIVEGQTVTWMGLFYCPLLPLLNSIFIFLTFYIKKYTLLRNSRASPRRFRASSSIFFFQLVLLLGLLLAAVPLGYVVSSLVLTVCISQSQASSRAIRRLRKQLVWQVQEKWHLVDDLSRLLAEPGSGDSLGPESPVSRGSRPRSFCPGFPCPGSPGPRPRKPGPSLEDPAGLRGVSVPAHRFRFPSGSEL; this is encoded by the exons ATGCAGAGGCAGTGCTCGGGGCAGGCCCCGGGGGAGCCAGAAGCCGAGCCAGGGGGCGAGGAGCTATGTGAGCAGGAGATGAAGCGGCTGTGCCTCTCCCAGCAGCCGGTGCGGGTACTGCCCTACGCCATGATGGACAAGCGCTTTATCCG GCAGCTACGGGAGCCCGAGGGGGTGAAGACCTCCTGCTGGCAGCAGTGGCGTCGCAGGCGGCAGACTGCGGGTCGGCGACTGGGGGAGGCAGCTCGGCGGCTGACCCGGGGCTGTGGGCTCTGGGAGGGGGCTCTCTACGAGATCGGCG GCCTCTTTGGCACTGGAATCCAGTCCTATTTCACCTTCCTTCGCTTCCTGCTGCTACTTAACCTGCTGACCCTGCTTCTGACCTGCAGCTTTGTCCTGCTGCCCCTGGTCTGGCTCCGGCCCCCTGACCCAGGACCGGCTCTGAACTTCA CTCTCCAGTGTCCTGGTAGTGGCCACCTACCCCAGACCGGTGTTTCCAAGTTCAACAATCTACTCTGGAATGTTTTTACCGGCAGG GCCTTCAACAACACCTGTCTCTTTTACGGAGCGTACCGGGCGGGGCCCGAAAGCAGCTCGACATACAGTATCCGCCTGGCCTACCTCCTGAGCCCACTGGCCTGCCTGCTCCTTTGCTTCTGTGGGATTCTGCGGAG GATGGTGAAGGGGCTGCCACAGAAGATGTTCCTGGGCCAGGACTATCGGTCGCCTCTCAGTGCAAAGGTCTTCTCGTCCTGGGACTTCTGCATCCGGGGGCAGGAGGCCGCCACCATCAAGAGGCATGAGATCAGCAATGAATTCAAG atggagctggaggaggggcGTCACTTGCTGCTCCTGCAGCAGCAGACCCGGGCTCAGAGGGCCTGCCACCTGCTCACCTACCTTCGGGTCAACATCCTCATCGGGCTCCTGGTGGTTGGAGCCATCAGCGCCATCTTCTGGGCCACCAAGTACTCGCAGGACAACAAGGAG GAGTCCTTGTTTCTGCTGCTCCAGTACCTGCCCCCTGGGGTCATCGCCCTGGTCAACTTTCTGGGTCCCCTGCTGTTCGTTTTCCTGGTCCAGCTGGAGAACTACCCTCCCAACACTGAGGTCAACCTCACCCTTATCTG gtGCGTGGTGCTTAAGCTGGCCAGCCTGGGAATGTTCTCCTTCTCGCTGGGCCAGACCGTGCTGTGCATCGGCAGAAACAAGACCAGCTGTGAGTCCTACGGCTACAACGCCTGTGACTACCAG TGCTGGGAGAATTCGGTGGGAGAGGAGCTGTACAAACTCAGCATCTTCAACTTCCTCCTCACGGTGGCCTTCGCCTTCCTTGTCAGCCTGCCTAGGAG gatgttGGTGGAGCGGTTCTCTGGCCGGTTCTGGGTTTGGCTGGACCGAGAGGAGTTCCTGGTGCCCAAGAACGTGCTGGACATCGTGGAGGGGCAGACAGTCACCTGGATGGGCCTCTTCTACTGCCCCCTGCTGCCCCTGCTCAACAGCATCTTCATTTTCCTCACCTTCTATATCAAGAAG TACACTCTGCTGAGGAACTCCAGGGCGTCCCCTCGGCGATTCCGCGCCTCCAGCTCCATCTTCTTCTTCCAGCTGGTGCTCCTCCTGGGCCTGCTCCTGGCCGCCGTACCCCTGGGCTATGTGGTCAGCAG CCTTGTCCTGACCGTGTGCATCTCCCAGTCCCAGGCCAGTTCCAGAGCCATCCGGAGACTGCGGAAGCAGCTGGTGTGG CAAGTCCAGGAGAAGTGGCACCTGGTGGATGACCTGTCGCGGCTGCTAGCGGAGCCGGGCTCCGGCGACTCTCTGGGGCCTGAGTCCCCTGTGTCCCGAGGATCACGCCCGAGATCCTTCTGCCCCGGATTTCCGTGCCCGGGCTCCCCGGGACCCAGGCCACGCAAGCCAGGACCCTCCCTTGAAGACCCCGCCGGGTTGCGCGGTGTCTCGGTCCCCGCCCATAGATTCCGCTTCCCCAGCGGTTCGGAGCTGTAG